The genomic stretch CGGACCCGATCGCGATCCCGTCGAACGTGGCGATCGCCGCCTTCCCCCGCACGTAGCCACCCAGGGTCGACACCACCCGGTCCCCGATGCGCCGCGCCCGCTCGTACGACGCACCCGTGAACGGGCGGAGCAGGAACTCCCACAGCGCCGGACCGTCCTTGACGAAGAAGAACAGGATGACCGCGGTCAACACCGAGCCGGTCACGAAGGTCGTCAGCGCGGACAGGCCCGCCAACGCCCCCGCACCGAAGCGGGAACTCGTCACGAAGCCGACGGCCGTGTCCACGAACTGGTCGATCTGCCGGTCCGTGATCGTCACCGGCAGGTGCTGCACCCGGTCGTGCAGCTGCTGCAACCCGTCCACCGCGGACTCGCGCAACGCCGGCATCTGCTGCGACACCGCCGCCACGAGCAACCACCCGATCGCGGTCAGGACCGCCAGGACCGACACGAAGCACACCAGGGTCGCGACCAACGACGGCACCCCGTGCCGACGCAACCACCCCGCCATCGGGTACATGGCCGACGCGATGATCAGCGCCAACAGCACCGGGATCGTCACCACACCGACCTGCGACAGGGCGGTCACCAGGACGCCCAGGACGATCAGCACCCCGATGAGCTGGAAACACCGGACCGCCAGACGGCCGAAGCCGTCCGACCAGGGTGACCGACGTCCGGGGACAGCGTCCGGGGAGGTCGACGACGGGGCGTGGCGGAGGAAGGGCATGGCGCTCCGGACGATCAGCGCGGCACGACGACGGAGCCGTGCCGCTGCAGGTGGACGGGCGACGGCAGCGACGACCCGCCCCGACCGTACCGGACCCGGACGGCGCCGCGACCACGTCCCCTGCCGTTCACCTGGCCTGCCTACCGTCACCCCTGATGCCGCCGCAGCACGCCCCCTTCCGCACCGACGTCCACGCCGTCCGCGCCGTGGCCGTCGTGCTCGTGCTCGGGTACCACCTCGACCTCGGTTGGCTGCGCGGCGGCTTCGTCGGGGTCGACGCGTTCTTCGTCGTCTCCGGGTTCCTCATCACCGGCCGACTCGTCCGCCAGCTCCGCGACACCGGACGCATCGACCTCCCCGCCTTCTGGGCCCGCCGAGCGCGCCGACTCGCCCCCGCCGCACTGCTCGTCCTCGCCGCCACCGCGGCCGCCGCCGTGCTGCTCACCCCACGCGAGGACTGGCCCACCCTCGGCACCCAGCTCGCCGCCAGCGCCCTCGCCGTCGAGAACTGGGCGCTCGCCGTGTCCAGCACCGACTACCTGGCCGCCGGGGACCCGTCCACCCCGTTCGAACACTTCTGGTCCCTCGGGGTCGAGGAGCAGTTCTACCTCCTGTGGCCCCTGCTGCTCCTCGCCGTGTGGTGGGCCGCCCGACGACGTCGCGGCATGACCCGAGGAGTCCGCGAACGCGCCGTCCTCGTCACCGTCCTGGTCGTCATCGCCGCCTCCCTCACCTGCTCGGTCGTGCTCACCGCCACCGACCCCGCACCCGCCTACTTCTGGCCGCACACCCGGGCGTGGGAGTTCGGCGTCGGTGCGCTCCTCGCCCTCGCCCCGGGCGTCCTGCCCGGATCGCCCCGGATCCGGGCCGCGCTCGCCGGCACCGGCTGGCTCGGTCTCGTCGCCTGCGGACTCCTGCTCACCCCCGCCGTCCCGTACCCGGGGACCGCCGCTGTCCTGCCCGTCGCGGCCACCGCCCTCGTCATCGCGGGACGGACCGAGACCGGTGTCCTCGGCCGCGCCACGGGCCTCCCGCCCGTCCGCTGGCTCGGCCGCGTCTCCTACCCGCTCTACCTCTGGCACTGGCCGGTCGTCCTCCTGCTCCCACGGGTCCTCGACCTGCCCACCCCGGCGCGCGTCGCCGTCACGGTCGCCCTCGCCGCCGCACTCGCGCACCTCACCACCGTCCTCGTCGAACGTCCCGTCACGACCGGGAGGCTCGCCCACCTCCGCCCGCGCGTCACCCTGGCCGTCGTGGCCGCGGCCACCGCCCTCGTCCTCGTCGTCCCCGCCGTCGGGTGGGGCGCCCTCACCGCACAGCTCCGGACGGACCGCGCCCTCGCCGCCGAACTCAGCACCGACGGGGACCGGTGCTGGGGAGCCGCCGCCATCGCCTCCGGCAGCGGGTGTGCCGTCGCCGGGGACCCCCGGCGCGGCACGACCCCGTCGACGATGACCGCCGCCTACGACGTCGACCCCACGTGGGACGACTGCCAGGCCGAGGCGACCGATGCCCGCAGCTGCGTCGTCGGCGTCCGCGGCGGCACCCGCGTCGCGCTCATCGGGGACTCGCACGCCCACCAGTGGTCCTCCGCCCTCATCGCCCTCGCCGAGCAGCGGGGGTGGGAGCTGCACTTGATGGTGAAGGGCGGGTGCGAGTTCTCCCACGTCCGCTGGAGCGACGTCTCCGCCGCCGACGACCGACGCTGCGGCGCCTGGAACCGGGCCGTCGACCGGTCACTCGCCGACTCCGCGCCCTACTCGCTGGTGTTCACGTCCTCCCGCTCCGACCTCCGGGGTGCACCCGTGGGGACGGACCCGGCGCGGAGCGCGCGCGACGGGTACCGGGCCTCCTGGCAGCCGCTCATCGACCGCGGGGCGAGGATCGTCGCCATCCCGGACACCCCCGCTGCCGGCAGCGGCGTGCAGCACTGCGTCGACACGCACCCGGGCGACCCCGGGGCCTGCCGGATCAGCACCGACCGGGCCTTCGCCGCGGGGGACCGACTGGTCGCGGCAGCACGGGCGACCC from Curtobacterium sp. MCLR17_032 encodes the following:
- a CDS encoding AI-2E family transporter, producing the protein MPFLRHAPSSTSPDAVPGRRSPWSDGFGRLAVRCFQLIGVLIVLGVLVTALSQVGVVTIPVLLALIIASAMYPMAGWLRRHGVPSLVATLVCFVSVLAVLTAIGWLLVAAVSQQMPALRESAVDGLQQLHDRVQHLPVTITDRQIDQFVDTAVGFVTSSRFGAGALAGLSALTTFVTGSVLTAVILFFFVKDGPALWEFLLRPFTGASYERARRIGDRVVSTLGGYVRGKAAIATFDGIAIGSALLLLGVPLAVPLAVVAFVTSFIPMIGAPIIGLLAALVTLVTLGPWQALAVVVIVVVVNQVEGNFLQPVLMGRSLQLHGLVVLVALTAGTVVAGVTGAIVAVPLVAAVWGVVQVWDGEDRPAEPWRQKRRETVAVGTD
- a CDS encoding acyltransferase family protein, with product MPPQHAPFRTDVHAVRAVAVVLVLGYHLDLGWLRGGFVGVDAFFVVSGFLITGRLVRQLRDTGRIDLPAFWARRARRLAPAALLVLAATAAAAVLLTPREDWPTLGTQLAASALAVENWALAVSSTDYLAAGDPSTPFEHFWSLGVEEQFYLLWPLLLLAVWWAARRRRGMTRGVRERAVLVTVLVVIAASLTCSVVLTATDPAPAYFWPHTRAWEFGVGALLALAPGVLPGSPRIRAALAGTGWLGLVACGLLLTPAVPYPGTAAVLPVAATALVIAGRTETGVLGRATGLPPVRWLGRVSYPLYLWHWPVVLLLPRVLDLPTPARVAVTVALAAALAHLTTVLVERPVTTGRLAHLRPRVTLAVVAAATALVLVVPAVGWGALTAQLRTDRALAAELSTDGDRCWGAAAIASGSGCAVAGDPRRGTTPSTMTAAYDVDPTWDDCQAEATDARSCVVGVRGGTRVALIGDSHAHQWSSALIALAEQRGWELHLMVKGGCEFSHVRWSDVSAADDRRCGAWNRAVDRSLADSAPYSLVFTSSRSDLRGAPVGTDPARSARDGYRASWQPLIDRGARIVAIPDTPAAGSGVQHCVDTHPGDPGACRISTDRAFAAGDRLVAAARATPGAVVADLTPSFCADGTCPAVIGNVLVYRDSQHLTRTYVTTLVGALGRRTDAALRAAGGP